A section of the Lineus longissimus chromosome 1, tnLinLong1.2, whole genome shotgun sequence genome encodes:
- the LOC135497187 gene encoding uncharacterized protein LOC135497187, whose amino-acid sequence MTVHVFGATSSPACANFALKATADKFESEFGARAAQFIRDDFYVDDGLNSSVDVSEAKVLVENSRGMCGKDGFCLCKFMCNHREVMNGIPVESRAKVIQQLDILHNDLPIERVLGMQ is encoded by the coding sequence ATGACTGTGCATGTGTTTGGAGCCACCTCCTCCCCTGCATGTGCGAATTTTGCGTTGAAGGCCACTGCAGACAAGTTCGAGTCTGAGTTTGGAGCCAGAGCTGCACAGTTTATTAGAGACGACTTCTATGTCGACGATGGTTTGAATTCGTCAGTTGACGTGTCAGAGGCTAAGGTCTTGGTTGAAAACAGCAGAGGCATGTGTGGGAAAGATGGCTTCTGCCTGTGCAAATTCATGTGTAACCACAGAGAGGTAATGAATGGCATCCCTGTTGAGTCTAGGGCCAAGGTTATTCAGCAGTTAGATATCCTCCATAATGATTTGCCGATTGAACGGGTACTGGGGATGCAATAG